One genomic segment of Intestinimonas butyriciproducens includes these proteins:
- the uxuA gene encoding mannonate dehydratase, which translates to MKMTFRWYGSQMDPIPLRYIKQIPNMSGVVSSLMDMPAGALWPTERIQALKQEVNDAGLELEVIESVNVHEDIKLGLPGRDEYIDNYCKTIERLGQAGVKVICYNFMPVFDWTRSDLFKPRADGATVLAYDQAVIDKITDPQDFADRIQQGAGEFEMAGWEPERMAEIKHLFAQYQSVSHEDLFRNLRYFLEAVIPVCERYDVKMAIHPDDPPWDIFGLPRICTNRDNVTRILSLVDSPCNGLTLCSGSMGSNPCNDIPAMVREFGSRGRIHFGHVRNIKFTGPGQFEEAAHFSADGSLDLYEIMKAYYDIGFEGYIRPDHGRMIWDEQGRAGYGLYDRALGVAYLSGLWEAIQKDHR; encoded by the coding sequence ATGAAGATGACATTTCGCTGGTACGGGAGCCAGATGGACCCCATACCGCTGCGTTATATCAAACAGATCCCCAATATGAGCGGTGTGGTGAGCTCCCTGATGGACATGCCCGCCGGGGCCCTGTGGCCCACCGAGCGCATCCAGGCCCTGAAGCAGGAGGTCAACGACGCAGGGCTGGAGCTGGAGGTCATCGAGAGCGTCAACGTCCATGAGGATATCAAGCTGGGCCTGCCCGGCCGGGACGAGTACATCGACAATTACTGCAAGACCATTGAACGGCTGGGACAGGCGGGCGTGAAGGTCATCTGCTACAATTTCATGCCGGTCTTTGACTGGACCCGCAGCGACCTGTTCAAGCCACGCGCCGACGGGGCCACCGTACTGGCCTATGACCAGGCTGTCATCGACAAGATCACCGATCCCCAGGACTTTGCCGACCGGATCCAGCAGGGGGCGGGCGAGTTCGAGATGGCCGGGTGGGAGCCGGAGCGCATGGCGGAGATCAAGCACCTCTTCGCCCAGTATCAGAGCGTCTCCCATGAGGACCTTTTCCGCAATCTGCGCTATTTCCTGGAGGCCGTTATCCCGGTCTGTGAGCGGTACGACGTCAAAATGGCCATCCATCCGGACGATCCCCCCTGGGATATTTTCGGCCTGCCAAGGATCTGTACCAACCGGGACAATGTGACGCGCATCCTCTCCCTGGTGGACAGTCCCTGCAACGGCCTGACGCTGTGCTCCGGCTCCATGGGCTCCAATCCCTGCAACGATATCCCCGCCATGGTGCGGGAATTCGGGAGCCGGGGGCGCATCCATTTCGGCCATGTGCGCAACATCAAGTTTACCGGGCCCGGCCAATTTGAGGAGGCGGCGCACTTCTCCGCCGACGGCAGCCTGGACCTGTACGAGATCATGAAGGCCTACTATGACATCGGCTTCGAGGGCTATATCCGGCCCGACCACGGACGTATGATCTGGGATGAGCAGGGCCGGGCGGGTTACGGCTTGTACGACCGGGCGCTGGGCGTGGCCTACCTCAGCGGCCTGTGGGAGGCCATTCAAAAGGACCACCGGTAA
- the eda gene encoding bifunctional 4-hydroxy-2-oxoglutarate aldolase/2-dehydro-3-deoxy-phosphogluconate aldolase yields MDPILKQISNVGIVPVIAIDDAEKAVPLAKALVAGGLPVAEVTFRTAAAEEAMRAIVREVPEMLVGAGTVLTYEQVDRALEAGAKFIVSPGFNPDTVQYVLSKGALMVPGTATPGEMEQAMSMGLEVVKFFPAEQNGGVAKLKAIAGPYRALKWMPTGGVNAKNLMDYLSFDQIVACGGTWMVKKELIEGEKWEEITRMTREAVRTMLGFSLHHVGINCGSEAEADQTARTLCAIFGFEYKMGNSSVQALPAAECTKTPGPGVHGHIAIGTNSVDRAVYHLGLQGVKCLEETRKTDGKGRTKAIYLDGTFGGFAIHLVQK; encoded by the coding sequence ATGGACCCCATTCTGAAACAAATTTCCAACGTCGGCATTGTGCCCGTGATCGCCATCGACGACGCTGAGAAGGCGGTGCCGCTGGCGAAGGCCCTGGTGGCTGGCGGCCTGCCCGTGGCGGAGGTGACGTTCCGCACCGCCGCAGCGGAGGAGGCAATGCGGGCGATCGTTCGGGAAGTGCCCGAGATGCTGGTGGGCGCGGGCACTGTCCTGACCTATGAGCAGGTGGACCGGGCGCTGGAGGCCGGGGCCAAGTTTATCGTCAGCCCCGGATTCAACCCGGACACCGTGCAGTATGTCCTCTCCAAGGGGGCGCTGATGGTGCCCGGCACCGCCACCCCCGGCGAGATGGAGCAGGCCATGTCCATGGGCCTGGAGGTGGTAAAGTTTTTCCCCGCCGAACAGAACGGGGGCGTGGCCAAGCTGAAGGCCATCGCCGGCCCCTATCGGGCGCTGAAATGGATGCCTACCGGCGGAGTCAACGCAAAGAATCTGATGGATTACCTGTCCTTTGACCAGATCGTGGCCTGCGGAGGCACCTGGATGGTGAAAAAGGAGCTCATCGAGGGAGAAAAGTGGGAGGAGATCACCCGCATGACCCGGGAAGCCGTGCGCACCATGCTGGGGTTCTCCCTGCATCACGTGGGCATCAACTGCGGCAGCGAGGCGGAGGCGGACCAGACGGCCAGGACGCTGTGCGCCATCTTTGGATTCGAGTATAAGATGGGCAACTCCTCCGTGCAGGCGCTGCCTGCGGCAGAGTGCACCAAGACGCCCGGCCCCGGCGTCCACGGCCACATCGCCATCGGCACCAACAGCGTGGACAGGGCGGTCTATCATCTGGGCCTTCAGGGCGTCAAGTGTCTGGAGGAGACCCGAAAGACCGACGGCAAGGGAAGGACCAAGGCCATCTATCTGGACGGAACCTTCGGCGGCTTTGCCATTCATCTGGTACAGAAATAA